The following are from one region of the Stanieria cyanosphaera PCC 7437 genome:
- a CDS encoding AI-2E family transporter, translated as MRFKHWLGLIVLIVSCYILWQIRQVVLLVFAAVILATILNRVVRRLQQSRVKRGIAIAITIIILLAIIVGFFALIVPRLVTQLQEIVNILPQVSQRLRTWIEWLQSVIPGSMLEQFEQFRGLENLTQQIQTWISQLLSNFFVLLNNSLSAVLNILLFLVLTIMLLADPTQYRRIFILLFPAFYRRRVDEILFECEISLVGWIRGTLITMLVIAFLSFVGLSILRVPLPFVNAVLAGLLEFIPNVGPTLSVIPPTLFALLDAPWKAGATILLYIVIQQVESLILVPLIMKEEVNLLPVFTILAVVVFASFFGFLGLFLAIPLLIVSQIWIKEVLVKDILNHWKQNQTHN; from the coding sequence GTGCGTTTCAAGCATTGGCTTGGTTTAATTGTTTTAATTGTTTCTTGTTACATTCTGTGGCAAATCAGGCAAGTTGTTCTTTTGGTATTTGCTGCTGTCATTTTAGCAACCATTTTAAACCGAGTGGTTCGGAGACTACAACAATCGCGAGTAAAACGAGGAATTGCGATCGCTATCACCATAATTATCTTATTAGCGATTATAGTTGGCTTTTTTGCCTTGATTGTGCCACGTTTGGTCACTCAGTTACAAGAAATAGTTAATATCCTGCCACAAGTATCCCAACGACTGCGTACTTGGATTGAATGGCTGCAATCTGTAATTCCTGGTTCGATGTTAGAACAGTTTGAACAGTTTCGAGGTTTAGAAAATCTAACTCAACAAATACAAACGTGGATTTCCCAACTCCTCAGTAACTTTTTTGTACTCCTCAATAATTCTCTCAGTGCTGTCCTAAATATATTGCTGTTTTTGGTTCTAACCATCATGCTCTTGGCAGATCCCACGCAATACCGACGCATTTTTATCTTATTATTTCCTGCCTTTTACAGAAGGCGCGTTGATGAAATTCTATTTGAGTGCGAAATTTCTTTGGTAGGTTGGATTAGAGGTACACTCATTACGATGCTTGTCATCGCCTTTCTATCCTTTGTCGGATTATCGATTCTGAGAGTACCATTGCCTTTTGTGAATGCCGTCTTAGCAGGTTTATTAGAATTTATTCCCAACGTCGGCCCTACCTTGAGTGTGATTCCACCAACCTTATTTGCCTTACTAGATGCTCCTTGGAAAGCTGGAGCAACGATTTTGCTTTATATTGTGATTCAACAGGTGGAAAGTTTAATTTTAGTTCCTTTAATCATGAAAGAAGAGGTCAATCTTTTGCCAGTATTTACAATTTTAGCAGTGGTCGTTTTTGCTAGTTTTTTCGGTTTTCTTGGTTTATTTCTAGCTATTCCGCTACTAATTGTCTCGCAAATTTGGATTAAAGAAGTTTTAGTTAAGGATATTTTGAATCATTGGAAGCAAAATCAAACCCACAATTGA
- a CDS encoding tetratricopeptide repeat protein, with product MMVNSKQDSQSPKYWDSLGCTLCQEQQYGEALAAFERAIELDRNYSKAWNNRGNALSAMKRFAEALNSYDKAVAIQPEYHQAWFNRGLLLAEIEAYGNALASYQRAIAIFADPCYLHAKEKIWLKKQLVASKAIA from the coding sequence ATGATGGTCAATTCTAAACAAGACTCTCAAAGTCCGAAATATTGGGATTCATTAGGCTGCACTCTTTGTCAGGAACAGCAATATGGAGAAGCCCTGGCTGCTTTTGAGCGTGCGATTGAACTGGATCGTAATTATAGTAAAGCCTGGAATAATCGAGGTAATGCTTTAAGTGCCATGAAACGCTTTGCCGAAGCCCTTAATTCCTATGATAAAGCAGTTGCAATTCAACCAGAGTATCATCAAGCATGGTTTAACCGAGGGTTACTATTGGCTGAAATAGAAGCATATGGCAATGCCCTAGCATCTTATCAGCGCGCGATCGCAATTTTTGCCGATCCTTGTTATCTTCATGCTAAAGAAAAGATCTGGTTAAAAAAACAGCTTGTTGCCAGTAAAGCGATCGCTTAA
- a CDS encoding TVP38/TMEM64 family protein: MLAPKMPKTMNHIFARNRPKFFRLTILTLVIFGITILFAANPALAQESSGGIGFNPQEWLRSALEWIDSVGVVGAIAFIFLYIIATVAFLPGSILTLGAGVVFGLVLGSLYVFIGATLGATAAFLVGRYLARSLVAQKIEGNQKFSAIDRAVGREGLKIVLLTRLSPIFPFNLLNYAYGVTGVSLKDYVIGSVGMIPGTIMYVYIGSLAGNLATIGTEAQTANPALQWTIRIVGLITTVAVTLYVTKIARKALENEVLEPKSDSNKRFDLN, translated from the coding sequence ATGCTAGCACCAAAAATGCCTAAAACCATGAACCATATTTTTGCCAGAAACCGACCAAAGTTTTTTCGACTAACTATCTTAACTTTAGTAATTTTTGGTATTACTATTTTGTTTGCTGCTAACCCTGCTTTGGCACAAGAATCTTCTGGGGGTATTGGTTTTAATCCTCAAGAATGGTTACGCAGTGCCTTGGAGTGGATCGATAGTGTTGGTGTGGTTGGAGCGATCGCTTTTATTTTTCTTTATATAATAGCTACTGTGGCATTTTTACCAGGTTCGATCCTGACTTTAGGGGCTGGTGTTGTCTTTGGTTTAGTCTTAGGTTCATTATATGTTTTTATTGGTGCTACGTTAGGAGCTACGGCAGCTTTTTTAGTGGGACGTTATCTAGCTAGGAGTTTGGTTGCTCAAAAAATTGAAGGCAATCAAAAATTTAGCGCGATCGACAGGGCAGTTGGACGAGAAGGACTTAAAATTGTTCTTTTGACCCGTTTATCTCCTATTTTTCCCTTTAATTTGTTGAATTATGCCTACGGAGTTACTGGAGTTTCTCTGAAAGACTATGTAATCGGTTCGGTGGGAATGATTCCTGGAACGATTATGTACGTCTATATCGGTTCTTTAGCTGGTAATCTTGCCACCATCGGTACTGAAGCTCAAACTGCTAACCCTGCCTTACAATGGACAATTCGGATCGTGGGTTTGATCACTACGGTAGCGGTCACCCTTTATGTAACTAAAATTGCTCGTAAGGCTTTAGAAAATGAAGTCCTAGAACCTAAAAGCGATTCAAATAAACGATTCGATCTTAATTAG
- a CDS encoding PIN domain-containing protein produces MKRVLFDSDVLLDVLAQRRDFIVASALALDTVAQGKVQGYVSGHAVTNIFYILRRQIGNKAARELISRLLQRLQVASVTDEVIRRALQSFIADFEDAVTSETAKAEGLELIVTRNKSDFVASSVPAMLPEEFLATLSE; encoded by the coding sequence TTGAAGCGGGTGTTGTTTGATAGTGATGTACTATTAGATGTTTTGGCTCAACGTCGAGATTTTATTGTCGCTTCTGCACTGGCGTTGGATACGGTGGCACAGGGAAAAGTTCAGGGCTATGTTTCAGGTCATGCTGTGACCAATATATTCTACATTTTACGTCGTCAAATTGGTAATAAAGCAGCCCGTGAACTGATATCAAGATTATTGCAGCGTCTTCAAGTTGCTAGTGTGACAGATGAGGTAATTCGGAGGGCTTTACAAAGCTTTATCGCAGATTTTGAGGATGCAGTCACAAGTGAAACGGCAAAAGCTGAGGGTCTGGAATTAATTGTGACACGAAACAAATCTGATTTTGTAGCTTCTTCAGTTCCAGCAATGCTGCCAGAGGAATTTTTAGCAACTTTATCTGAGTAA
- a CDS encoding mercuric reductase has product MSNSAFEQVTVLPMDEHNQKLVSYVHPNDWVNPQPANCYDLVVIGAGTAGLVVAAGAAGLGLGLKVALIEKHLMGGDCLNVGCVPSKCIIRSARVVGQMLKAAAFGINPPETIEVDFPTVMARMRKLRAAISHHDSAQRFQNLGIDVFLGAGRFLGNNAIEVGGKTLKYKKAVIATGARAVRPKIEGIEEAGFLTNETVFSLTERPKRLAVIGGGPIGCEMAQAFSRLGCKVILFHRYSHLLNKEDTDAAEIVQTNFIREGIELVLDSQIQRVEKTPEGKTLYYTCNGQTELVTVDEILIGAGRAPNVEGLNLEAVGVEYDRASAALRDRNGVKVNDYLQTTNPKIYAAGDICMNWKFTHAADAAARIVIKNTLFSPFGLGRSKLSSLIMPWVTYTDPEIAHVGMYEHEAKERGIEVNTIKILMSNVDRAIADGETEGFVKIHHKQGSDKILGATIVAPHAGEMISEVTTAIVNKVGLSGLSGVIHPYPTQAEAIKKAADAYRRTLLTPTSKKILGLLTKFS; this is encoded by the coding sequence ATGTCAAATTCAGCTTTTGAGCAAGTAACAGTTCTCCCAATGGACGAACATAATCAAAAACTCGTTTCCTATGTTCATCCAAACGATTGGGTAAATCCGCAACCAGCAAATTGTTATGATTTAGTTGTCATAGGTGCGGGTACGGCTGGATTAGTTGTCGCAGCAGGAGCAGCAGGTTTAGGTTTAGGTTTAAAAGTTGCCTTGATTGAAAAGCATCTAATGGGTGGAGATTGCTTGAATGTGGGTTGCGTCCCTTCCAAATGTATCATTCGTTCTGCTCGCGTTGTTGGCCAGATGCTGAAGGCAGCAGCTTTTGGTATTAACCCTCCCGAAACAATAGAGGTTGATTTTCCTACGGTGATGGCAAGAATGCGAAAACTGAGGGCTGCTATCAGTCATCATGATTCCGCTCAACGTTTTCAAAATTTGGGTATTGATGTATTTTTGGGAGCGGGTCGTTTTTTAGGTAACAATGCTATTGAAGTTGGCGGTAAGACTCTCAAATATAAAAAAGCTGTGATTGCTACAGGAGCAAGAGCCGTACGCCCTAAGATTGAAGGGATCGAAGAGGCAGGTTTTTTGACCAACGAAACAGTCTTTTCTCTTACCGAACGCCCCAAACGTCTTGCTGTTATTGGTGGGGGGCCTATTGGATGCGAAATGGCTCAGGCTTTTAGTCGCTTAGGATGTAAAGTGATTCTGTTTCACCGATATTCTCATCTTTTAAATAAAGAGGACACTGATGCTGCTGAAATTGTCCAAACTAATTTTATTCGGGAAGGAATTGAGTTAGTCCTAGATTCTCAGATACAAAGAGTCGAAAAAACTCCTGAAGGAAAAACACTATACTATACTTGCAATGGTCAAACCGAATTAGTCACCGTCGATGAAATTTTAATTGGGGCAGGACGCGCACCTAATGTGGAAGGATTAAATTTAGAAGCAGTGGGAGTAGAATACGATCGCGCCAGCGCAGCGCTTCGCGATCGCAACGGGGTTAAAGTCAATGATTATCTTCAGACAACTAATCCTAAAATTTATGCAGCAGGGGATATCTGCATGAATTGGAAGTTTACTCACGCAGCCGATGCAGCAGCACGGATCGTGATTAAAAATACGCTCTTTTCTCCCTTTGGTTTGGGACGTTCTAAGCTCAGTAGTTTGATCATGCCTTGGGTAACTTATACCGATCCCGAAATTGCTCATGTAGGGATGTACGAACATGAGGCTAAAGAACGAGGAATTGAGGTTAATACAATTAAGATTTTGATGAGTAATGTTGATCGGGCGATCGCTGATGGAGAAACTGAAGGATTTGTCAAAATTCATCACAAACAAGGGTCTGATAAAATTCTAGGCGCGACAATTGTTGCTCCTCATGCGGGAGAAATGATTAGTGAGGTGACGACGGCTATTGTTAATAAGGTCGGTTTGAGTGGTTTATCTGGCGTAATTCATCCCTATCCAACTCAAGCAGAAGCAATTAAAAAAGCAGCCGATGCTTACCGTCGTACTTTACTAACACCGACCTCAAAAAAAATCTTGGGATTACTGACTAAGTTTTCTTAA
- a CDS encoding S9 family peptidase — MNRISLYGTWQSPITSELIVSTTIGIGAVTVDGDDLYWLEIRPTEKGRNLLVRRTGEGMVEDVTPAPFNVRTRVHEYGGGAFLVADGIVYFSNFVDNRIYYHTPGSQPQPLTAQSNRRFADFVLDRQRNRLICVCENHSDSGKEPENTIITIDLTTGEVATLISGSDFYSSPRLSRDGTKLAWLSWNHPSMPWDSSYLWLAKINSEGIEEAKLIAGGDQESICEPKWSKDGTLYFSSDRNNWWNLYRYLHDSTIEPVVEMAAEFAYPHWVFGLSTYDLVNSNLIICAYSQNGSWHLGKIDPETKQFYPITTSYTEISSVQATDQGEVVFIAGYPTQPTAAVKFNPETEVSEIFKTTGELELDTGYLSAPEAIQFPTENGLTAYAWYYPPKNKDYSAPATELPPLIVKSHGGPTASASVSLSLRIQYWTSRGFGYLDVNYGGSIGYGRQYRQRLTKNWGIVDIDDCVNAAKYLVQQGKVDGNRLVISGSSAGGYTTLAALTFRDTFKAGASYYGVSDLEILAQDTHKFESRYLDGLIGAYPAEKNLYVERSPIHFTEQLTTPVIFFQGLQDKVVPPNQAEMMFQAIKAKGLPTAYVTFEEEGHGFRQAENIRKALDSEFYFYARVFGFEPADAIEPINIFNLD; from the coding sequence ATGAACAGAATTTCACTCTACGGAACTTGGCAATCTCCTATTACTTCTGAATTAATTGTTTCAACTACAATTGGAATTGGTGCAGTAACAGTTGATGGCGATGATCTTTACTGGTTGGAAATACGACCAACAGAAAAAGGTCGTAATCTTTTAGTTAGACGTACTGGGGAAGGAATGGTAGAAGATGTTACTCCTGCACCTTTTAATGTTCGTACTCGTGTACATGAATATGGTGGTGGAGCATTTTTAGTTGCGGATGGAATAGTATATTTTTCTAATTTTGTTGATAACAGGATTTATTATCATACTCCAGGTAGTCAACCGCAACCTTTAACCGCCCAATCAAATCGACGTTTTGCAGATTTCGTTTTAGATCGTCAGAGAAATCGTTTAATTTGTGTTTGTGAAAATCATTCTGATTCAGGCAAAGAACCAGAGAATACCATAATTACTATTGATTTAACCACTGGGGAAGTAGCAACTTTAATTTCTGGAAGTGATTTTTATTCTTCACCTCGTCTGAGTCGAGATGGAACAAAACTTGCTTGGTTGAGTTGGAATCATCCCTCAATGCCTTGGGATAGTAGTTATTTATGGTTAGCAAAGATTAATTCAGAAGGAATAGAGGAAGCTAAGTTAATTGCTGGTGGTGACCAAGAATCTATCTGTGAACCAAAATGGTCTAAGGATGGTACATTGTATTTTTCTAGCGATCGCAATAATTGGTGGAATCTCTATCGCTATCTTCATGATAGTACAATAGAACCTGTTGTTGAGATGGCAGCAGAATTTGCTTATCCTCACTGGGTATTTGGTTTATCTACTTATGATCTGGTTAACTCGAATTTAATTATCTGTGCTTATTCTCAGAATGGTAGTTGGCATCTAGGTAAAATTGATCCTGAAACTAAACAATTTTATCCAATTACAACTTCTTATACTGAAATTTCTTCTGTTCAAGCTACCGATCAAGGAGAAGTAGTTTTTATTGCAGGATATCCTACTCAACCCACCGCAGCAGTTAAATTTAATCCTGAAACTGAAGTAAGCGAAATTTTTAAAACTACAGGAGAATTAGAACTAGATACTGGTTATCTTTCTGCACCAGAAGCAATTCAATTTCCAACCGAAAATGGACTCACTGCTTATGCTTGGTACTATCCACCCAAAAATAAAGATTATTCTGCACCCGCAACAGAATTACCTCCTTTAATCGTAAAAAGTCATGGAGGACCAACTGCATCGGCCTCAGTTAGTTTAAGTTTACGGATTCAATATTGGACAAGTCGAGGTTTTGGTTATCTTGATGTGAATTATGGCGGTAGTATTGGTTATGGTCGTCAGTATCGTCAAAGATTAACAAAAAATTGGGGCATTGTTGACATTGATGATTGTGTTAATGCAGCTAAATACTTGGTACAACAAGGAAAAGTAGACGGCAATCGATTAGTTATTTCTGGTAGTAGTGCTGGCGGTTATACCACTTTAGCAGCTTTAACCTTCCGCGATACCTTTAAAGCAGGGGCAAGTTACTATGGTGTTAGTGATTTAGAAATTTTAGCTCAAGATACCCATAAATTTGAATCTCGTTATCTAGATGGTTTGATTGGAGCTTATCCAGCAGAAAAGAATTTATATGTAGAGCGATCGCCCATACATTTTACTGAACAATTGACAACTCCCGTAATCTTTTTTCAAGGATTGCAGGATAAAGTTGTTCCGCCCAATCAAGCAGAAATGATGTTTCAAGCGATTAAAGCTAAAGGTTTACCTACCGCTTACGTCACTTTTGAAGAGGAGGGGCATGGTTTTAGGCAAGCAGAAAATATTAGGAAAGCATTGGATAGCGAATTTTATTTTTATGCTCGTGTCTTTGGTTTTGAACCTGCTGATGCTATTGAACCAATCAATATTTTTAATTTAGATTAA